The Solanum pennellii chromosome 11, SPENNV200 genome contains a region encoding:
- the LOC107004499 gene encoding probable pyridoxal 5'-phosphate synthase subunit PDX2 encodes MVVGVLALQGSFNEHIAVLKRLGVKGVEVRKPEQLLNVSSLIIPGGESTTMAKLAELHNLFPALREFVQMGKPVWGTCAGLIFLANKATGQKTGGQKLIGGLDCTVHRNFFGSQIQSFETELPIPQVVAEDGGPPSFRAVFIRAPAILDVGPDVEVLSDIPLSAIETLNSNPAIQNEEESTESGKKVIVAVKQGNLLATAFHPELTADTRWHSYFLKMVPEIEGGTSDIVSTSTSNQSFGTRSIIDFPIYQ; translated from the exons atgGTTGTGGGTGTTCTTGCTTTACAGGGATCTTTCAATGAACACATTGCAG TTTTGAAAAGATTGGGAGTGAAAGGTGTGGAGGTGAGAAAGCCAGAGCAGTTGCTGAATGTTAGCTCCCTAATCATCCCTGGTGGGGAGAGCACCACCATGGCCAAGTTGGCTGAGCTCCACAATTTG TTCCCTGCTTTGCGTGAGTTTGTTCAAATGGGGAAGCCAGTATGGGGGACATGTGCAGGTCTCATTTTCTTGGCAAATAAGGCCACTG GGCAGAAAACCGGAGGACAGAAACTAATTGGAGGCCTTGATTGTACTGTACACCGTAACTTTTTTGGAAGCCAG ATTCAAAGCTTTGAGACAGAACTTCCTATTCCTCAAGTCGTAGCTGAAGATGGTGGTCCTCCAAGTTTTCGTGCTGTTTTCATCCGTGCTCCGGCAATCCTTGATGTAGGACCAGACGTTGAAGTATTGTCAGACATTCCTCTATCAGCCATAGAAACTCTTAATTCCAATCCTGCTATTCAAAATGAAGAG GAATCTACCGAGTCTGGAAAGAAAGTAATTGTTGCTGTAAAGCAAGGGAACTTACTAGCTACTGCTTTTCATCCCGAATTAACTGCAGATACTCGATG GCACAGTTATTTCTTGAAGATGGTGCCTGAAATCGAAGGAGGAACTTCTGATATTGTGTCAACATCCACCTCAAATCAAAGCTTCGGAACGCGTTCAATTATTGATTTTCCCATATACCAGtag